A DNA window from Thermococcus sp. 4557 contains the following coding sequences:
- a CDS encoding 4Fe-4S dicluster domain-containing protein translates to MFVLAVIYENCTGCHLCELACSFKHHSVFDLSLSRITILTKPEVQTSVQVYCLQCQDAACERVCPVDAISRDKNGAYIINYDRCIGCRECAYACPFGAISFEMEARPIKCDLCEGEPECVAVCPHDAIVYMEEKKAVRELKKAKAAGVAYGLYGGKETSEHPRKKAEEAVEYLLELVEKSGELDV, encoded by the coding sequence ATGTTCGTGCTGGCGGTTATCTACGAGAACTGCACCGGCTGCCACCTCTGCGAATTAGCATGCTCCTTCAAGCACCACAGCGTCTTCGACCTCTCGCTGTCGAGGATAACCATCCTCACCAAGCCCGAGGTACAGACATCGGTTCAGGTCTACTGCCTCCAGTGCCAGGATGCGGCCTGCGAGAGGGTCTGTCCAGTGGATGCGATAAGCAGGGACAAAAACGGGGCCTACATCATAAACTACGACCGCTGCATAGGCTGCAGGGAATGCGCCTACGCCTGTCCCTTCGGGGCGATAAGCTTTGAGATGGAGGCGAGGCCGATAAAGTGCGACCTCTGCGAGGGTGAGCCCGAGTGCGTGGCGGTTTGTCCACACGATGCCATAGTCTACATGGAGGAAAAGAAGGCCGTGAGGGAGCTGAAGAAGGCCAAAGCTGCCGGAGTTGCCTACGGACTCTACGGCGGGAAGGAGACGTCAGAACATCCAAGGAAAAAGGCGGAAGAGGCCGTTGAATACCTGCTGGAGCTCGTGGAGAAGAGCGGGGAGCTGGACGTCTGA
- the mtnP gene encoding S-methyl-5'-thioadenosine phosphorylase has protein sequence MPRIAIIGGSGVYDPKLLQNVREEFVSTPYGKVRVKIGEYDGEEVAFLARHGEGHSVPPHKINYRANIWALYELGVERILSTSAVGSLNEAMKPGDFVVLDQLLDFTKTRHYTFYDGDESPHDRKFVAHVDFTDPYCPELRKALITAAKELGFDYHPTGTYACMEGPRFETRAEIRALKILGADVVGMTQCPEAALARELEMCYASVAIVTNFAAGISREKLTHTEVVELMAQKSEEIKYLLMKSIQYIPKERHCGCKDALKGATGE, from the coding sequence ATGCCGAGGATAGCAATTATTGGAGGTTCCGGAGTATACGACCCCAAGCTGCTTCAGAACGTCAGGGAGGAGTTCGTGAGCACTCCCTATGGAAAGGTCCGGGTGAAGATTGGAGAGTACGACGGGGAGGAGGTAGCCTTCCTAGCGAGGCACGGCGAGGGGCACAGCGTTCCGCCGCACAAGATAAACTACCGCGCCAACATCTGGGCGCTCTATGAGCTCGGTGTGGAGAGGATTCTTTCCACGTCGGCCGTCGGCTCCCTCAACGAGGCCATGAAGCCGGGCGACTTCGTCGTTCTCGACCAGCTTCTGGACTTCACCAAGACGAGGCACTACACATTCTACGACGGCGACGAGAGCCCGCACGACAGGAAGTTCGTTGCCCACGTCGATTTCACGGACCCATACTGTCCCGAGCTCAGGAAGGCCCTGATAACTGCCGCCAAGGAGCTTGGCTTCGACTACCACCCAACGGGCACCTACGCCTGCATGGAGGGTCCGAGGTTTGAGACTAGGGCGGAGATACGGGCGCTCAAGATACTCGGCGCCGACGTCGTCGGAATGACCCAGTGCCCCGAGGCCGCCTTGGCGAGGGAGCTGGAGATGTGCTATGCCAGCGTCGCCATCGTCACGAACTTCGCCGCCGGCATAAGCAGGGAGAAGCTCACCCACACCGAGGTTGTCGAGCTGATGGCCCAGAAGAGCGAGGAGATAAAGTACCTCCTCATGAAGTCCATCCAGTACATTCCGAAGGAGAGGCACTGTGGATGTAAGGACGCCCTGAAGGGCGCGACCGGGGAATGA
- a CDS encoding 4Fe-4S dicluster domain-containing protein — MEYLLHVLTEKCTGCMDCVEACPVEDGIRVIPLPTLPGRWDIIVCRHCNPAPCVEVCEFGALSVSENGAVTLNQSLCTSCKACTAVCPFGAVFLRPDGTMAKCDLCSGSPRCVEACEEGALLYERVERKSALMREKPSVVELLEFKGLR, encoded by the coding sequence ATGGAGTACCTTCTCCACGTTCTGACGGAGAAGTGCACCGGCTGCATGGACTGCGTCGAGGCGTGCCCGGTCGAGGACGGGATCAGGGTGATTCCCCTTCCCACCCTTCCGGGGCGATGGGACATCATAGTCTGCCGTCACTGCAACCCAGCACCCTGCGTCGAGGTCTGCGAGTTCGGGGCGCTCAGCGTTTCGGAGAACGGAGCTGTGACCCTGAACCAGTCCCTCTGCACCTCCTGCAAGGCCTGCACTGCGGTGTGTCCATTCGGCGCGGTCTTCCTAAGGCCCGACGGGACGATGGCGAAGTGCGACCTCTGCTCCGGAAGCCCAAGGTGCGTCGAGGCCTGTGAAGAGGGCGCCCTCCTCTACGAGAGGGTCGAGAGGAAGAGTGCCCTGATGAGGGAGAAACCTTCGGTGGTGGAGCTTCTCGAATTCAAGGGTCTGCGGTGA
- a CDS encoding damage-control phosphatase, giving the protein MRIHYECIACAVNQAQKITEMSAGDLEKRRKAMLFVAGKLGELFREDSIPAVSGGMLFLELYRFLGDDDPFSGYKETSTRLARRAAEDLGVPGDFKTALKLAIAGNIIDFAVGYDPSKIEEDIVGVTREELRIDHSDELLRALENAGVLLYLTDNCGEVYFDRLLLEFIRGRFPDLGIYVAAKDGPIINDATVRDLLEAGFDEFAEVISTGSRLPGTPLEYASEGFRRIFNAADVIIAKGQANFETLSDLGDSRVFFLLKAKCAPIARELGVERGSLLCVRGGKIDD; this is encoded by the coding sequence ATGAGGATCCACTATGAGTGCATCGCTTGTGCCGTTAACCAGGCCCAGAAGATAACCGAGATGAGTGCCGGGGACCTTGAAAAGCGCAGGAAGGCCATGCTTTTCGTGGCCGGGAAGCTTGGCGAGCTCTTCAGGGAGGATTCCATTCCCGCGGTGAGCGGGGGCATGCTCTTCCTTGAACTGTACCGCTTCCTTGGGGACGATGACCCGTTCAGCGGCTACAAGGAGACCTCCACGAGGCTGGCTAGGAGGGCTGCCGAGGATCTCGGGGTTCCGGGGGACTTCAAAACCGCCCTCAAGCTGGCGATAGCGGGCAACATCATAGACTTCGCCGTTGGCTACGACCCATCGAAGATAGAGGAGGACATCGTTGGGGTGACCCGGGAGGAGCTTAGGATAGACCACAGCGATGAGCTTCTCAGGGCGCTCGAGAACGCCGGGGTGCTGCTCTACCTCACCGATAACTGCGGGGAGGTGTACTTTGACAGGCTGCTGCTCGAGTTCATACGCGGGAGATTTCCCGACCTTGGGATATACGTGGCCGCGAAGGACGGCCCGATAATCAATGACGCCACGGTCAGGGATCTGCTGGAGGCGGGGTTCGACGAGTTTGCTGAGGTCATCTCCACGGGCTCCAGGCTTCCGGGCACTCCCCTGGAATACGCCTCCGAGGGGTTCAGGAGAATCTTCAACGCCGCCGACGTCATAATCGCCAAGGGACAGGCCAACTTTGAGACCCTGAGCGACCTGGGGGACAGCAGGGTGTTCTTCCTTCTCAAGGCCAAGTGCGCTCCAATCGCTCGCGAGCTTGGCGTCGAGAGGGGCTCGCTGCTCTGTGTGAGGGGCGGAAAAATAGACGATTGA
- a CDS encoding nucleotidyltransferase family protein: MQTTRVRTLEDVQKILRAHRRELSEKYGVRRIGIFGSYSRNEQRMEGDVDILVEFERPVGLMTFVRLQEYLEELLGVKVDLVTKGALKKRLKERILKEVKYV, translated from the coding sequence ATGCAGACCACACGAGTTAGGACACTTGAGGATGTTCAAAAAATCCTGCGTGCTCACCGGAGGGAACTGAGTGAAAAATACGGTGTTAGGCGCATTGGTATATTTGGTTCCTATTCACGAAACGAGCAGAGAATGGAGGGCGATGTTGACATTCTCGTGGAGTTCGAGCGGCCCGTTGGGTTAATGACGTTCGTTCGTCTTCAGGAATACCTGGAGGAACTCCTTGGGGTTAAGGTTGACCTTGTAACCAAGGGCGCCCTAAAGAAGCGCCTCAAAGAACGTATCCTTAAAGAGGTGAAATACGTATGA
- a CDS encoding mevalonate kinase, whose translation MRVLASAPAKIILFGEHSVVYGKPAIAAAIDLRTYVWAEFNDRGAIKIEAKDIRVPGLTVSFSEDEIYFESDYGKAAEVLSYVRQAIELVREEADANGKGITVSITSQIPVGAGLGSSAAVAVATIGAVSKLLGLELTNEEIGKLGHKVELLVQGASSGIDPTVSAIGGFIHYEKGDFEHLPFMELPIVVGYTGSSGSTKELVAMVRRTYEEMPEVIEPVLVAMGKIVEKARDVITSDLDGELRFAQLGRLMNINHGLLDALGVSTKKLSELVYAARVAGAIGAKITGAGGGGCMYALAPENQSEVATAITIAGGTPMITRISREGLRIEEVLL comes from the coding sequence ATGAGGGTTCTGGCATCTGCCCCGGCTAAAATTATACTCTTCGGCGAGCACAGCGTCGTTTACGGCAAGCCCGCGATAGCTGCTGCCATAGACCTCAGAACCTACGTGTGGGCGGAGTTCAACGATAGGGGTGCGATAAAGATAGAGGCCAAGGACATACGCGTTCCGGGACTCACCGTGTCCTTCTCCGAGGACGAGATTTACTTCGAGAGCGACTACGGTAAAGCTGCCGAGGTTCTCAGCTACGTCCGTCAGGCAATAGAGCTGGTGAGAGAGGAAGCCGATGCAAACGGAAAGGGAATCACGGTCTCGATAACATCCCAGATTCCCGTTGGGGCCGGTTTGGGTTCCTCAGCCGCCGTGGCTGTGGCGACCATCGGGGCTGTCTCAAAGCTCCTCGGCCTTGAACTGACCAACGAGGAGATAGGAAAGCTGGGCCATAAGGTCGAGCTCCTCGTCCAGGGGGCATCGAGCGGTATAGACCCAACGGTTTCGGCCATAGGCGGCTTCATCCACTACGAGAAGGGGGACTTTGAGCACCTGCCCTTCATGGAGTTGCCCATAGTCGTCGGCTACACGGGTTCGAGCGGGTCAACGAAGGAACTTGTGGCCATGGTGAGGAGAACCTACGAGGAAATGCCCGAGGTCATAGAACCGGTGCTCGTTGCGATGGGCAAGATAGTCGAGAAGGCCCGCGACGTTATAACCTCCGACCTCGACGGGGAGCTCCGCTTCGCCCAGCTCGGACGTCTCATGAACATCAACCACGGCCTCCTAGATGCCCTCGGGGTTTCAACGAAAAAACTAAGCGAGCTGGTATATGCTGCTAGGGTTGCGGGGGCGATAGGGGCGAAGATAACCGGCGCCGGCGGTGGTGGCTGTATGTACGCCCTGGCCCCGGAGAACCAGAGCGAGGTTGCAACCGCCATAACGATAGCCGGTGGAACGCCGATGATAACGAGGATAAGCCGCGAAGGGCTGAGGATAGAGGAGGTTCTGCTATGA
- a CDS encoding MEMO1 family protein has product MAEMRYPAVAGSFYPSGEALIEMLEEFLGDLGEEGSERRITAGVAPHAGYVFSGYTASRTYKAIFEDGLPETFVILGPNHTGLGSPIAIYPSGKWRTPLGDVDVDSGMTKAIAKLSGIADLDELAHKYEHSIEVQLPFIQYLSELAGKEVRIVPIALGIQDEEVSEDLGRAVFEASQELGRDVVVIASTDFMHYGPMYGYVPFRARASELPHRIKEWDFRVIRRILDFDVKGMFRELREMNHTMCGPGAVGTAMVYSRSAGALEAELLHYTTSFEVSRSTDAIVGYASIVFRR; this is encoded by the coding sequence ATGGCTGAGATGAGATACCCCGCCGTTGCAGGCAGCTTCTACCCCTCGGGCGAAGCGCTCATCGAGATGCTGGAGGAGTTCTTGGGCGACCTCGGCGAGGAGGGAAGCGAGAGGAGGATTACTGCCGGCGTTGCGCCCCATGCCGGCTACGTCTTCTCGGGCTACACGGCTTCGAGAACGTACAAGGCCATCTTTGAAGACGGTCTCCCCGAGACCTTCGTAATCCTCGGGCCAAATCATACCGGCCTCGGCTCTCCGATAGCGATCTATCCTTCCGGAAAGTGGCGCACACCCCTCGGTGACGTTGATGTTGATTCCGGGATGACCAAGGCCATAGCAAAGCTCTCGGGAATAGCCGACCTCGACGAGCTGGCCCACAAATACGAGCACTCGATAGAGGTCCAGCTCCCCTTCATCCAGTACCTTAGTGAACTCGCCGGAAAGGAAGTTAGAATAGTACCGATAGCCCTCGGCATTCAGGACGAGGAGGTTTCCGAAGACCTTGGAAGGGCAGTATTTGAAGCCTCGCAGGAGCTCGGCAGGGACGTCGTCGTTATTGCAAGCACCGACTTCATGCACTACGGCCCGATGTACGGCTATGTGCCCTTCAGGGCGAGGGCGAGCGAGCTTCCGCACAGGATAAAGGAGTGGGACTTCCGCGTGATAAGGAGAATCCTCGACTTCGACGTTAAGGGCATGTTCAGGGAGCTCCGTGAGATGAACCACACCATGTGCGGGCCTGGCGCCGTCGGAACGGCGATGGTTTACTCCCGCTCCGCCGGAGCGCTTGAAGCCGAGCTGCTCCACTACACGACGAGCTTCGAGGTCAGCCGCTCTACGGATGCCATCGTCGGCTACGCGAGCATAGTCTTCAGGCGGTGA
- the udp gene encoding uridine phosphorylase: protein MVEKFVSAERPQTEEGYQYHIACKPGDVSRYVLLPGDPERVPKISSLWDEAREIAFHREYRTHTGRYKGVPISVTSTGIGGPSTAIAVEELAAIGADTFIRVGSTGAIQPGMEIGDLIIAKAAVRLEGTSKQYVRVEYPAVADLEVTLALIEAAETLGVRYHIGITASTDSFYLGQGRPGLRGYFPSFAKHIMDDLRQANVTNFEMEAATLYTLSSIYGLRAGCVCSVFANRVTNEFGKAGEKEAALVASEAVKILAEWDEEKEKAGKKVWFPGLRRV from the coding sequence ATGGTTGAGAAGTTCGTTTCGGCAGAGAGACCTCAGACGGAAGAGGGTTACCAGTACCATATCGCGTGCAAACCGGGGGACGTTTCGAGGTACGTCCTGCTCCCCGGCGATCCCGAGAGGGTTCCGAAGATAAGCTCCCTCTGGGACGAGGCTAGGGAGATAGCCTTCCACAGGGAATACAGAACGCACACCGGCAGGTATAAGGGGGTTCCCATAAGCGTCACCTCAACCGGAATAGGCGGCCCCTCGACGGCTATAGCGGTAGAGGAGCTCGCCGCGATAGGCGCGGACACCTTCATAAGGGTCGGCTCGACCGGTGCAATCCAGCCGGGAATGGAGATAGGGGACCTGATCATAGCGAAGGCCGCTGTGAGGCTTGAGGGGACTTCAAAGCAGTACGTCCGCGTCGAATACCCCGCCGTTGCGGACCTTGAGGTTACCCTCGCGCTGATAGAGGCGGCTGAAACCCTCGGAGTCCGCTACCACATCGGCATCACCGCCTCGACCGACAGCTTCTACCTCGGCCAGGGGAGACCGGGACTCAGGGGCTACTTCCCGAGCTTCGCAAAGCACATAATGGACGACCTGAGGCAGGCCAACGTCACCAACTTCGAGATGGAGGCGGCGACGCTCTACACGCTTTCCAGCATCTACGGGCTGAGGGCCGGCTGCGTCTGCTCCGTCTTCGCCAACAGGGTGACCAACGAGTTCGGCAAGGCCGGGGAGAAGGAGGCCGCCCTCGTTGCCAGCGAAGCCGTGAAGATACTCGCCGAGTGGGATGAGGAAAAGGAGAAGGCAGGGAAGAAAGTCTGGTTCCCGGGGCTGAGAAGGGTTTGA
- a CDS encoding pyridoxal-phosphate dependent enzyme, which translates to MLVCSHCGKGYPETFRLTCDCGGTLLVKRNHTDFFGSLRPHIDMRRYLNLLPVNEDYIPPATPAITPVSTLPIGQVSGFFKLEYLQPSGSFKDRGTWVTVAKLREEGITEVVLDSSGNAALSFALYGLASGIRVHTFVSYDTLPGKLSLLQRLGAVIHFVDGDRMTVHGRAVEFAEKSGITYVSHWLNPYFLEGTKTAAFEVYEQLGVPDYVIAPAGSGTLFLGLWKGFSELKGMGEIEELPTFVAVQASGYESLCERSSVKSRLAEGIAIPEPPRLEEMKAVLDETGGTCVSVEDSEIERALEWLWGRGFIVEPTSATVLAALWKLQESGFIPSGSGVLLPLTGSGLKMVEGI; encoded by the coding sequence ATGCTCGTCTGTTCACACTGCGGAAAGGGGTACCCCGAAACGTTTCGCCTGACCTGCGACTGCGGCGGAACCCTGCTCGTGAAGAGGAACCACACTGATTTCTTCGGCAGCCTTCGGCCCCACATTGATATGCGGCGCTACCTCAATCTCCTTCCGGTGAATGAGGATTACATCCCTCCAGCAACGCCCGCCATAACCCCCGTGAGCACCCTCCCAATCGGCCAAGTCAGCGGGTTCTTCAAGCTTGAGTACCTCCAGCCGAGCGGTTCCTTCAAGGACAGGGGCACCTGGGTGACTGTGGCGAAGCTGAGGGAGGAAGGCATCACCGAGGTAGTCCTTGACAGCTCCGGAAACGCTGCCCTGAGCTTTGCCCTCTACGGCCTCGCTTCGGGAATCAGGGTTCACACATTTGTCTCATACGACACGCTCCCCGGAAAGCTCTCGCTCCTCCAGCGCCTTGGGGCGGTGATTCATTTCGTTGACGGCGACAGGATGACCGTTCACGGGAGGGCGGTGGAGTTCGCGGAGAAGAGCGGGATTACCTACGTCTCCCACTGGCTCAACCCGTACTTCCTTGAGGGAACAAAGACGGCCGCCTTTGAGGTTTACGAGCAGCTCGGCGTCCCCGACTACGTTATCGCTCCGGCCGGAAGCGGAACGCTCTTCCTCGGTCTCTGGAAGGGATTCTCAGAACTCAAAGGTATGGGAGAGATAGAGGAGCTCCCTACCTTTGTCGCCGTCCAGGCCTCGGGCTACGAGAGCCTCTGCGAGCGTTCGTCGGTTAAAAGCCGCCTTGCGGAGGGAATAGCGATACCCGAACCCCCACGACTGGAGGAGATGAAGGCAGTTCTTGATGAAACCGGAGGGACCTGCGTAAGCGTCGAGGATTCTGAAATAGAGCGGGCTTTGGAATGGCTCTGGGGGAGGGGTTTCATAGTGGAGCCGACCTCTGCAACGGTTCTCGCGGCCTTGTGGAAGCTCCAGGAGAGCGGCTTCATCCCATCTGGCTCAGGGGTTCTCCTTCCGCTCACCGGCTCCGGGCTGAAGATGGTCGAAGGTATTTAA
- a CDS encoding NAD(P)/FAD-dependent oxidoreductase translates to MEGKIVIIGGGIGGLYTAFNLIENGIDAGGITIVAKEWPHYTRNRLGEIVSRGLSPNEAALGLAENLQRAGIDVVEGEAVELREKEKLVVVRTGNGKRRLRYGKLVVATGGKPFVPPIKGIERRGVIGFHGRKDVEFLTSLPSGSRVAVIGAGLVGLTAAVALKERGHAVTVIEARESILPSILAGELSEFLEEHLKSLGIHVLTGSLMKEVEGNGRVEEIKLANGRRLDVDAIVLATGVRPNSSLLRDDGRPIEIDRIGRTAIPDVYALGDCAMSWDFITGKAVYRPLGFVAGHYARLIAEEVAGKGALDRGVIPAVYERIGRAEVYSIGLTPGEAERLGFEVKVKILDGRNWREAILTDERGRVLGWQRVHLGHFHSIGSAEVYIKIKEAWG, encoded by the coding sequence ATGGAAGGGAAAATCGTGATAATCGGCGGCGGAATCGGGGGGCTCTACACGGCCTTCAACCTCATTGAAAACGGAATTGATGCGGGGGGAATAACCATCGTGGCCAAGGAATGGCCGCACTACACGAGGAACCGCCTTGGGGAGATAGTCTCCAGGGGACTCTCCCCAAACGAGGCCGCACTCGGCCTTGCGGAGAACCTTCAAAGGGCAGGCATTGATGTTGTGGAGGGTGAGGCCGTCGAGCTCAGGGAGAAGGAAAAGCTCGTTGTAGTTAGAACCGGAAACGGAAAACGCCGGCTGAGATATGGCAAGTTGGTGGTGGCAACGGGAGGAAAGCCCTTCGTGCCCCCGATAAAAGGGATTGAGAGGAGGGGCGTTATCGGATTCCACGGCCGGAAAGACGTTGAGTTTCTCACCTCCCTACCCTCCGGAAGCAGGGTAGCGGTAATCGGGGCCGGGCTCGTCGGGCTGACGGCGGCGGTGGCGCTGAAGGAGAGGGGACACGCCGTCACGGTGATCGAGGCGAGGGAGAGCATACTTCCCAGCATTTTAGCGGGAGAACTCTCGGAGTTCCTTGAGGAACATCTGAAATCTCTGGGGATACATGTTCTTACGGGTTCCCTCATGAAAGAGGTTGAGGGAAATGGAAGGGTAGAGGAGATAAAACTGGCGAACGGGAGGAGACTCGATGTAGATGCGATTGTTCTAGCCACGGGTGTGAGGCCCAACTCCTCGCTTTTGAGGGACGATGGGAGGCCGATAGAGATTGACAGGATTGGGAGAACCGCGATTCCCGACGTGTACGCCCTTGGGGACTGCGCGATGAGCTGGGACTTCATCACCGGAAAGGCCGTTTACCGTCCCTTAGGCTTCGTCGCCGGACATTACGCGCGGTTGATAGCGGAGGAGGTCGCGGGGAAGGGTGCTCTCGACAGGGGAGTGATCCCTGCGGTCTACGAGAGGATTGGAAGGGCCGAAGTCTACTCCATTGGACTGACGCCCGGGGAAGCAGAGCGGCTCGGCTTTGAGGTGAAGGTGAAAATTTTGGATGGGCGGAACTGGAGGGAAGCCATCCTAACGGACGAGCGAGGGCGCGTGCTCGGATGGCAGAGGGTTCATCTCGGTCATTTCCATTCGATAGGCTCCGCGGAGGTGTACATAAAGATAAAGGAAGCCTGGGGATAA
- a CDS encoding NAD(P)/FAD-dependent oxidoreductase, which yields MKYDVVIIGASAGGLTAAISARKFYPNKSVLVIKREDVAMVPCGIPYIFGTLESVDDDILPVEKFLEPLGVDILTDEVTEIDPRAKLVRTASGKEIAWEKLVLATGSKPVKPEFPGSELEGVYTVPKDYHYLKEFRERLGEAEKVVIVGGGFIALEVGDEIRKLGKDVTILVRSRLLRSSFDREFSEMVAERLEERGIKVVYGQVERILGEERVERVRLIDGSELPADLVIFSIGYRPNVELAVKAGLRVTRYGIWTDEYMRTSHPDIFAVGDCVEHRDFFTGKPYGLMLASTATFEARIAGANLFKLQIVRENRRTIGVYSTNVAGLTLAAAGLTEEAARKEGFEVIVGTAKGPDRHPAKFPDTSMVTVKLIFSRDRGAILGAQIAGGKSVGEMINILALAIQKRLTASELYTLQIATHPLLTASPIGYHVVKAAEDALAKLRA from the coding sequence ATGAAGTACGATGTTGTTATCATAGGCGCGAGCGCCGGTGGCCTGACCGCGGCGATTTCGGCCCGGAAGTTCTACCCCAACAAAAGCGTTCTGGTCATCAAGAGGGAAGATGTTGCCATGGTCCCCTGTGGCATCCCGTACATCTTTGGCACACTGGAAAGTGTTGACGATGACATTCTTCCAGTCGAGAAGTTCCTGGAGCCGCTTGGAGTGGACATATTGACTGATGAGGTTACGGAGATCGACCCGAGGGCAAAGCTCGTGAGGACTGCCTCCGGGAAGGAGATCGCCTGGGAGAAGCTCGTCCTTGCGACCGGTTCAAAACCCGTCAAGCCGGAGTTCCCTGGCTCTGAGCTGGAGGGAGTTTACACCGTCCCGAAAGACTACCACTACCTGAAGGAGTTCCGTGAGAGGCTCGGGGAGGCGGAGAAGGTCGTCATCGTCGGCGGCGGCTTCATAGCACTCGAGGTCGGCGATGAGATAAGAAAGCTCGGAAAGGACGTGACGATTCTCGTGAGGAGCAGGCTCCTGAGGAGCTCCTTCGATAGGGAGTTCAGCGAGATGGTCGCGGAACGGCTTGAGGAGAGGGGCATAAAGGTCGTCTATGGACAGGTTGAGCGGATCCTTGGTGAGGAAAGGGTCGAGCGTGTGAGGCTCATCGACGGAAGCGAGCTTCCCGCGGACCTCGTTATATTCTCCATCGGCTACAGGCCGAACGTCGAGCTGGCCGTTAAGGCTGGCCTCAGGGTTACGCGCTACGGCATCTGGACCGACGAGTACATGAGAACCTCTCACCCGGACATCTTTGCCGTCGGCGACTGCGTGGAGCACAGGGACTTCTTCACGGGCAAGCCCTACGGCCTTATGCTCGCTTCAACGGCAACCTTCGAGGCGAGAATAGCCGGTGCGAACCTCTTCAAGCTCCAGATAGTCCGTGAGAACAGGAGGACGATAGGCGTTTACTCCACCAACGTTGCAGGTCTCACCCTTGCGGCCGCGGGCCTCACCGAGGAGGCCGCCAGGAAGGAAGGCTTTGAAGTCATAGTTGGCACCGCCAAAGGCCCCGACAGGCACCCGGCGAAGTTCCCGGACACCTCGATGGTGACGGTTAAGCTCATCTTCTCCCGCGACAGGGGAGCGATACTCGGGGCACAGATAGCTGGTGGAAAGAGCGTCGGCGAGATGATAAACATTCTCGCCCTCGCGATACAGAAGAGACTCACCGCGAGCGAGCTCTACACCCTCCAGATAGCGACCCACCCGCTCTTGACTGCTTCGCCAATAGGCTATCACGTCGTCAAGGCCGCCGAGGATGCCCTCGCGAAGCTGAGGGCCTGA
- a CDS encoding isopentenyl phosphate kinase, giving the protein MIIVKIGGSVFSDKKGEPENFDHETVRNIAKEIAKFYPREDFIIVHGGGSFGHPEAKKYGIREGLPEDWDTANFRRIGFTETHQAMLRANANFIKAFVREGLPAFSVSTSSVFITENGEVAYGDMEVVERLLELRFIPVLFGDVSIDLAKGIDILSGDQIITYLAKMLEPEKVIFLMDVDGIYDGRPGEGRLIQNLSREQIDSLLERLHCTAAGTDVTGGICNKLEEAKKIAEHSEVWFVNGKVSGRLSGAIRGDGFGTRIKK; this is encoded by the coding sequence ATGATAATCGTAAAAATCGGCGGCAGCGTCTTCAGCGATAAGAAGGGTGAGCCCGAGAACTTCGACCATGAAACCGTCAGAAACATAGCGAAGGAAATAGCCAAGTTCTATCCCCGCGAGGACTTCATCATCGTCCACGGTGGCGGGAGCTTCGGCCACCCCGAGGCGAAAAAGTACGGTATACGGGAAGGCCTTCCAGAGGACTGGGATACCGCCAACTTCAGGAGGATAGGCTTCACAGAGACCCATCAGGCCATGCTCCGGGCAAACGCGAACTTCATCAAAGCGTTCGTCCGTGAGGGGCTGCCGGCCTTCTCCGTCTCGACCTCGTCCGTCTTCATAACCGAGAACGGTGAGGTCGCCTACGGGGACATGGAAGTCGTGGAAAGGCTGCTGGAACTCAGGTTCATTCCCGTTCTCTTCGGAGACGTCTCGATAGACCTCGCGAAGGGCATCGACATACTCTCCGGCGACCAGATCATCACATACCTCGCCAAGATGCTTGAGCCGGAGAAGGTCATCTTCCTCATGGACGTTGACGGAATCTACGACGGCAGGCCCGGCGAGGGGAGACTGATTCAGAACCTCAGCAGGGAGCAGATAGATTCCCTCCTCGAAAGGCTTCACTGCACGGCGGCTGGCACCGACGTCACCGGCGGAATCTGCAACAAGCTGGAGGAGGCGAAGAAGATAGCCGAACACTCGGAGGTCTGGTTCGTCAATGGAAAGGTCTCTGGAAGGCTGAGCGGGGCGATACGGGGCGACGGCTTTGGAACGAGAATCAAAAAGTAA